A section of the Mycolicibacterium anyangense genome encodes:
- a CDS encoding IclR family transcriptional regulator, with product MTAALTDTAPASMLDRFTAIIDAFDDGSVSLTLDQIAARANLPRSTTHRILDQLVRLRWLTHCGRGYRLGARTSGRSSGEGIDVRLRSAAAPVLHDLQVRTGAVVHLGLLDRGCIVHLDKLGGPSARQVPTSVGSRIPAHRVALGVAALAGLSPEDVIAELSYVGNWQPDPAWWGELHNVRRRVTTRRGDYVESMVSVAATVGCRAAIGIVTPDRVLAQRCQPLVGAAAATIARALSGSSN from the coding sequence ATGACGGCGGCACTGACTGATACCGCTCCAGCATCGATGCTGGATCGGTTCACGGCCATCATCGACGCCTTTGACGACGGGTCGGTGTCGCTGACCCTCGATCAGATCGCGGCGCGGGCCAACCTCCCGCGGTCGACCACCCACCGGATCCTCGACCAGCTGGTTCGGCTGCGCTGGCTGACCCACTGCGGCCGCGGATACCGGTTGGGTGCGCGCACGTCAGGGCGTAGTTCCGGGGAAGGCATCGATGTTCGGCTGCGCTCAGCCGCCGCCCCGGTTCTGCATGATCTGCAGGTTCGTACCGGAGCGGTCGTGCACCTCGGCTTGCTGGACCGCGGCTGCATCGTGCACCTGGACAAGCTCGGCGGTCCCTCGGCGCGCCAGGTCCCCACGTCGGTCGGCAGCCGTATCCCGGCGCATCGGGTCGCGCTGGGCGTCGCGGCGCTCGCCGGACTCTCCCCGGAGGACGTGATCGCCGAACTGAGCTACGTCGGCAACTGGCAACCCGACCCGGCGTGGTGGGGTGAACTGCACAACGTGCGGCGGCGGGTCACCACCCGTCGCGGTGACTACGTCGAGAGCATGGTGTCGGTCGCGGCCACCGTCGGCTGCCGCGCCGCGATCGGCATCGTCACCCCGGACCGGGTACTGGCTCAGCGATGTCAACCGCTGGTCGGCGCCGCGGCGGCAACCATCGCGCGGGCGCTCAGCGGTTCGTCCAACTGA
- a CDS encoding SDR family NAD(P)-dependent oxidoreductase, whose amino-acid sequence MSYAKYGPWAVIAGGSEGVGAEFARLLASSGINLVLVARKPEPLQQTAADCRALGVEVRTLATDLTSTAAVDSLTELTSDLEVGLLIYNAGANTCSAEFLDADLDEFQRVIDLNITTTMALTQHYGRAMRQRRRGGILLVGSMAGYMGSVHHTVYGGVKAYGRIFAEGLWLELRNHDVDVLELVLGVTRTPAMQRVGLNFDVPGMRVAEPADVAREGLEQLGNGPVYVAGGNAEDVSRRNHPDRATVVAGAHRVISRLMGLAD is encoded by the coding sequence GTGTCCTATGCGAAGTACGGTCCGTGGGCCGTCATTGCCGGCGGCTCCGAGGGGGTAGGCGCCGAATTCGCACGGCTGCTTGCCAGTTCGGGCATCAACCTGGTGCTGGTGGCCCGCAAGCCCGAGCCGTTGCAGCAGACGGCGGCCGACTGTCGTGCCCTCGGCGTCGAAGTGCGCACTCTGGCAACGGATCTCACCAGCACGGCAGCGGTCGACAGCCTGACGGAACTGACGTCCGACCTCGAGGTCGGCCTGCTGATCTACAACGCGGGGGCCAACACCTGTAGTGCGGAGTTCCTCGACGCGGATCTCGATGAATTCCAGCGGGTGATCGACCTGAACATCACCACCACGATGGCCCTGACCCAGCACTACGGCCGGGCGATGCGGCAGCGCCGCCGCGGTGGCATCCTGCTCGTCGGATCGATGGCCGGCTACATGGGGTCGGTGCACCACACCGTCTACGGGGGCGTGAAGGCCTACGGGCGGATCTTCGCCGAGGGGCTGTGGCTGGAGTTGCGGAACCACGACGTCGACGTCCTCGAACTGGTGCTCGGTGTCACCCGCACACCCGCCATGCAGCGGGTGGGACTGAACTTCGATGTACCCGGGATGCGCGTGGCCGAACCTGCCGACGTCGCTAGGGAGGGGTTGGAACAACTCGGCAACGGGCCGGTCTACGTGGCGGGTGGCAATGCCGAAGACGTCTCGCGTCGCAACCACCCCGACCGGGCCACGGTGGTGGCCGGCGCCCACCGCGTGATCAGCAGGCTGATGGGCCTGGCCGACTGA
- a CDS encoding TetR family transcriptional regulator: MPRIGEPRAPALPATDDQENRRGAILRAAARLGAAKELERIQAQEIAADAGVALRTLYRYYPSKHHVFAAVLTDQVARFRPPQPTGNRIDDIVAIMVEACRNVLRYKHLAHAMITSTQVVRAQTHEPEDPTLALRILAVAGIDEPSEDQLRRLRLVQQATTGILTWAVGGALAPEDALADVDLACRLLVDGAF, from the coding sequence GTGCCACGGATCGGAGAGCCCAGGGCGCCGGCCCTGCCTGCGACCGATGACCAGGAGAATCGCCGCGGCGCGATCCTGCGCGCGGCAGCTCGATTGGGTGCGGCCAAGGAACTCGAACGCATCCAGGCCCAGGAGATCGCCGCCGATGCCGGGGTGGCACTGCGGACGCTGTACCGGTACTACCCGTCCAAACATCACGTCTTCGCGGCGGTGCTGACCGACCAGGTGGCGCGATTCCGGCCTCCGCAGCCCACCGGGAACCGGATCGACGACATCGTCGCGATCATGGTCGAGGCGTGCCGTAATGTCTTGCGCTACAAGCATCTTGCCCACGCGATGATCACCTCCACCCAGGTGGTGCGGGCGCAGACCCACGAGCCCGAAGATCCCACCCTGGCGCTGCGCATCCTCGCGGTAGCCGGAATCGACGAGCCCAGCGAGGACCAGCTGCGGCGTCTGCGTCTGGTCCAGCAGGCCACCACCGGGATCCTGACCTGGGCGGTGGGCGGAGCACTGGCCCCGGAGGACGCCCTGGCCGACGTCGACCTCGCCTGCCGGCTACTGGTCGACGGCGCGTTCTGA
- a CDS encoding DMT family transporter, which produces MSARGWVLFAAMSVIWGVPYLMIKVAVGEVSVPVLVFVRSAVGAALLAPLALAPASRALLRRHWKAVAAFAFFEMIAAWLMLSDAERHLTSSLTGLLIAAAPIVAAVLDRLTGGERLGPVRVIGLGVGLAGVAVLAGPSLTGGGARPVIEVLLTATCYAIAPLIAARHLADVPGPALTSACLGLAALVYLVPAILTWPTHALRAQTYWAIAGLAGICTALAFVVFFALIREVGAARSLIVTYVNPAVALLAGVLVLREPLTWWNVAGLALILTGSVLATRAARVAVSERAVDQ; this is translated from the coding sequence GTGAGCGCACGCGGCTGGGTCCTGTTCGCAGCGATGAGCGTCATCTGGGGTGTGCCCTACCTGATGATCAAGGTGGCGGTCGGCGAGGTGTCCGTTCCGGTGCTGGTCTTCGTGCGATCCGCTGTCGGGGCGGCGCTGTTGGCGCCGCTGGCGCTGGCTCCAGCTTCCCGCGCCCTGTTGCGCAGGCACTGGAAAGCGGTGGCGGCCTTCGCCTTCTTCGAGATGATCGCCGCGTGGCTGATGCTCTCGGATGCCGAGCGGCACCTGACCAGTTCGTTGACCGGGCTGCTCATCGCCGCGGCGCCGATCGTCGCCGCGGTGCTGGATCGGCTGACCGGCGGAGAACGCCTCGGGCCGGTACGGGTGATCGGGCTGGGCGTCGGACTCGCCGGCGTCGCGGTGCTGGCCGGCCCCAGCCTGACCGGCGGCGGGGCGCGGCCGGTCATCGAGGTGCTGCTCACCGCAACGTGCTATGCCATTGCGCCGCTGATCGCCGCGCGACATCTGGCCGACGTACCGGGGCCGGCCCTGACCTCGGCCTGTCTGGGACTGGCCGCACTGGTGTACCTCGTTCCCGCGATCCTGACGTGGCCCACCCACGCCTTGCGCGCCCAGACCTACTGGGCGATCGCCGGGCTGGCCGGCATCTGCACGGCGCTGGCGTTCGTGGTGTTCTTCGCCCTGATCCGGGAAGTCGGCGCCGCCCGCTCACTGATCGTCACCTACGTCAATCCGGCGGTGGCCCTGCTGGCCGGGGTGCTCGTGCTGCGGGAGCCGCTGACGTGGTGGAACGTCGCCGGGCTGGCCCTGATTCTGACCGGATCGGTGCTGGCTACCCGCGCGGCGAGGGTCGCGGTGTCAGAACGCGCCGTCGACCAGTAG
- a CDS encoding replication-associated recombination protein A translates to MADSLFDVPGDDDRPDFGVSASAPLAVRMRPSSLDEVVGQDNLLRPGSPLRRLVEGSGAASVILYGPPGTGKTTLASLVSQATGRRFEALSALTAGVKEVRAVIDNARRAAAYGEQTVLFIDEVHRFSKTQQDALLAAVENRIVLLVAATTENPSFSVVAPLLSRSLILQLQPLTAEAIRTVITRAIEDPRGLGGRIAVDEEAVDLVVALSAGDARRALTALEVAAEAGERVTVEVVEQSLDKAAVRYDRDGDQHYDVISAFIKSIRGSDVDAALHYLARMLVAGEDPRFVARRLMILASEDIGMADPSSLQTAVAAAQTVQLIGMPEAQLTLAHATVHLATAPKSNAVTTALGAAMADIRAGKAGLVPPHLRDGHYAGAAKLGNAQGYRYPHDDPDGIVPQQYPPDDLVGVDYYKPTAHGAERDIAGRLEKLRAILRRRRG, encoded by the coding sequence GTGGCCGACAGCCTGTTCGACGTACCCGGGGACGATGACCGGCCGGACTTCGGCGTGTCCGCCTCGGCTCCGCTGGCGGTGCGGATGCGGCCATCGTCGCTGGATGAGGTCGTCGGCCAGGACAACCTGCTGCGCCCAGGATCGCCGCTGCGCCGACTGGTCGAAGGTTCCGGCGCCGCGTCGGTGATCCTCTACGGGCCGCCCGGGACCGGCAAGACCACGTTGGCCTCGCTGGTCAGCCAGGCCACCGGCCGTCGGTTCGAGGCGCTCTCCGCCCTGACCGCGGGGGTCAAGGAAGTTCGCGCCGTCATCGACAACGCCCGTCGCGCCGCGGCCTACGGCGAGCAGACGGTGCTGTTCATCGACGAGGTGCACCGGTTCTCCAAGACTCAGCAGGATGCCCTGCTGGCCGCGGTCGAGAACCGGATCGTGCTGCTGGTGGCGGCGACCACCGAGAACCCGTCGTTCTCGGTGGTCGCGCCGCTGCTGTCGCGCTCGCTGATCCTGCAGCTGCAGCCGTTGACCGCCGAGGCGATTCGCACCGTGATCACCCGCGCGATCGAGGATCCGCGCGGGCTGGGCGGCCGGATCGCCGTCGACGAGGAGGCCGTCGACCTGGTGGTGGCGCTGTCGGCCGGCGACGCCCGCCGAGCGCTGACCGCGCTGGAGGTCGCCGCCGAGGCCGGTGAGCGCGTCACCGTCGAGGTCGTCGAGCAGTCCCTGGACAAGGCTGCCGTGCGCTACGACCGCGACGGCGATCAGCACTACGACGTCATCAGCGCCTTCATCAAATCCATCCGCGGCTCCGACGTCGACGCGGCGCTGCACTACCTGGCCCGGATGCTGGTGGCGGGGGAGGACCCACGCTTCGTGGCCCGCCGGCTGATGATCCTGGCCAGCGAGGACATCGGCATGGCTGATCCGTCGTCGCTGCAGACCGCGGTGGCGGCCGCCCAGACCGTGCAGCTCATCGGCATGCCCGAGGCGCAGCTCACCCTCGCCCACGCCACGGTGCACCTGGCCACCGCGCCGAAGTCCAACGCGGTGACGACCGCGCTGGGTGCGGCCATGGCCGACATCCGGGCCGGCAAGGCCGGGCTGGTGCCACCGCACCTGCGGGACGGGCACTACGCGGGCGCGGCGAAGCTGGGCAACGCCCAAGGCTACCGGTACCCGCATGACGACCCGGATGGCATTGTGCCGCAACAGTATCCGCCTGACGACCTGGTGGGTGTCGATTACTACAAACCCACTGCACACGGTGCCGAGCGCGACATCGCCGGGCGGCTGGAGAAATTGCGCGCGATTCTGCGTCGCCGACGCGGATAG
- a CDS encoding SRPBCC family protein: MGRQRPLLAAAMALAGGAGSYRWLVRPWMYSWGATAQETDAVLPGDELVEQGAPRTTRAITIKAPVQAVWPWLVQIGEDRGGFYSYDRLERLTGSRIRNTDVVHPEWQDLRVGDTVWLARRYGSKASQVVAAIEPNSHLVLMSPADAQRVLRGEKAFGSWAFYLHPQAGRTRLIARGTGGSAGITGYDIAHFVMERGMLRGIRARAERRAHPRADANSHS; this comes from the coding sequence ATGGGCAGGCAGAGACCGCTGCTGGCCGCGGCGATGGCACTGGCCGGCGGCGCGGGGTCCTACCGCTGGCTGGTGCGGCCGTGGATGTACAGCTGGGGTGCGACGGCGCAGGAGACCGATGCCGTGCTGCCCGGAGACGAACTGGTCGAACAGGGTGCCCCACGCACCACCCGGGCGATCACCATCAAGGCTCCGGTGCAGGCGGTGTGGCCGTGGCTGGTCCAGATCGGCGAGGACAGGGGCGGGTTCTACAGCTATGACCGGTTGGAACGCCTGACCGGCTCCCGGATCCGCAATACCGACGTCGTCCATCCGGAGTGGCAGGATCTCCGCGTCGGTGACACGGTGTGGCTGGCCCGCCGCTACGGGTCCAAGGCCAGCCAGGTGGTCGCCGCCATCGAACCGAACTCACATCTCGTGCTGATGTCGCCGGCCGACGCACAGCGGGTCCTGCGCGGCGAGAAGGCTTTCGGGTCATGGGCGTTCTATCTGCACCCGCAGGCCGGGCGCACCCGGCTGATCGCCCGCGGCACCGGCGGGTCGGCGGGTATCACCGGCTACGACATCGCGCATTTCGTGATGGAACGCGGCATGCTGCGCGGTATCCGAGCGCGCGCTGAACGCCGAGCACACCCGCGAGCAGACGCAAACTCGCACTCCTGA
- a CDS encoding secondary thiamine-phosphate synthase enzyme YjbQ — METEVLDIDTSRRRSVDLTDEVRAFCRSRGDGLCNVFVPHATAGVAIIETGAGSDHDLVDTLERLLPRDDRYQHAHGSPGHGADHVLPGIVAPSITIPVLDGSPLLGTWQSVVLVDLNRDNPRRAVRLSFLGG, encoded by the coding sequence ATGGAAACCGAGGTGCTCGACATCGATACCTCGCGCCGCCGGTCGGTGGACCTCACCGATGAGGTGAGAGCCTTCTGCCGCAGCCGTGGCGATGGACTGTGCAACGTCTTCGTGCCGCACGCCACCGCCGGTGTCGCGATCATCGAGACCGGTGCGGGCTCCGACCACGACCTCGTCGACACCCTGGAACGGTTGTTGCCGCGCGATGACCGCTACCAGCATGCGCACGGATCGCCGGGCCACGGCGCCGACCACGTGCTGCCCGGGATCGTGGCGCCGTCGATCACCATCCCGGTCCTCGACGGGAGCCCGCTGCTGGGCACCTGGCAAAGCGTCGTGCTGGTGGACCTCAACCGGGACAACCCGCGCCGGGCGGTACGGCTGAGCTTCCTCGGCGGCTGA
- the alaS gene encoding alanine--tRNA ligase, with protein sequence MQTHEIRKRFLDHFVNAGHTEVPSASVILDDPNLLFVNAGMVQFVPYFLGQRTPPYSTATSVQKCIRTPDIEEVGITTRHNTFFQMAGNFSFGDYFKARAIELAWTLLTNPVDEGGYGFDPERLWATVFYDDDEAEQLWQDIAGLPPERIQRRGMADNYWSMGIPGPCGPCSEIYFDRGPEYGIEGGPEANEDRYIEIWNLVFMQNERGEGTSKEDFEILGPLPRKNIDTGMGVERIACLLQGVDNVYETDLLRPVIDKVAQYAPRGYGAGNHDDDVRYRVIADHTRTAAIIIADGVTPGNEGRGYVLRRLLRRIIRAAKLLGVEQPIMAELMATVRDAMGPSYPELVTDFDRINRIAVAEETAFNRTLASGSKLFEEAAESTRKSGKTVLGGSDAFTLHDTYGFPIELTLEMAAEAGLSVDELGFRELMAEQRRRAKADAAARKHAHADLSAFRELVDAGPTEFTGFDELTSQARILGIFVDGKRVPVVSHESRVHSEAPERIEIVLDRTPLYAESGGQIADAGTISGTGAGESAKAAVTDVQKIAKTLWVHRVSVESGEFVEGDTVVAAVDPKWRRGATQGHSGTHMVHAALRQVLGPNAVQAGSLNRPGYLRFDFNSQGALTEEQRNEVEEVANEAVQADFPVNTFTTALEKAKAMGAMAMFGEQYPDEVRVVEIGGPFSLELCGGTHVHNSAQIGPITILGESSVGSGVRRVEAYVGLDSFRHLAKERALMAGLASSLKVPSDEVPARVANLVERLKAAEKELDRARLATARAAAANAAVGAEQVGKVRLVAQRMSAGMTAGDLRSLVGDIKGKVGSDPAVVALIAEGDEGTVPFVVAVNPAAQDAGLRANDLITAIATAVDGRGGGKPDLAQGSGKNASGIDAALAAVRAEIARG encoded by the coding sequence GTGCAGACACATGAGATCAGGAAGCGGTTCCTGGATCACTTCGTGAACGCGGGACACACCGAGGTGCCCAGCGCCTCGGTGATCCTCGACGATCCGAACCTGTTGTTCGTCAACGCCGGCATGGTGCAGTTCGTGCCCTACTTCCTGGGCCAGCGCACCCCGCCGTACTCGACGGCCACCAGCGTCCAGAAGTGCATCCGCACCCCAGACATCGAAGAAGTCGGCATCACCACCCGCCACAACACCTTCTTCCAGATGGCGGGCAACTTCTCCTTCGGTGACTACTTCAAGGCCAGGGCCATCGAGCTGGCCTGGACCCTGCTGACCAATCCGGTCGACGAGGGCGGCTACGGGTTCGACCCGGAGCGGCTGTGGGCCACCGTGTTCTACGACGACGACGAGGCAGAGCAGCTCTGGCAGGACATCGCCGGGTTGCCGCCGGAGCGCATCCAGCGCCGCGGCATGGCCGACAACTACTGGTCGATGGGCATCCCCGGCCCGTGCGGGCCGTGCTCGGAGATCTACTTCGACCGCGGACCGGAGTACGGCATCGAGGGCGGCCCGGAGGCCAACGAGGACCGCTACATCGAGATCTGGAATCTCGTCTTCATGCAGAACGAGCGCGGCGAGGGCACCTCCAAGGAAGACTTCGAGATCCTGGGCCCGCTGCCGCGCAAGAACATCGACACCGGGATGGGCGTGGAGCGCATCGCCTGCCTGCTGCAGGGCGTCGACAACGTCTACGAGACCGACCTGCTCCGGCCGGTCATCGACAAGGTGGCTCAGTACGCGCCCCGCGGCTACGGCGCCGGCAACCATGACGACGACGTCCGGTACCGGGTGATCGCCGACCACACCCGCACCGCGGCGATCATCATCGCCGACGGCGTCACCCCCGGCAACGAGGGCCGCGGCTACGTCCTGCGCCGGCTGCTGCGCCGCATCATCCGCGCCGCCAAGCTGCTCGGTGTCGAGCAGCCCATCATGGCGGAGCTGATGGCTACCGTGCGTGACGCGATGGGGCCGTCGTACCCCGAGCTGGTCACCGACTTCGACCGCATCAACCGCATCGCGGTAGCCGAGGAAACGGCGTTCAACCGGACGCTGGCCTCGGGTTCCAAGCTGTTCGAGGAGGCCGCCGAGTCCACCAGGAAGTCCGGCAAGACGGTGCTGGGCGGCTCGGACGCCTTCACCCTGCATGACACCTACGGTTTCCCGATCGAACTGACCCTGGAGATGGCCGCGGAGGCGGGTCTGAGCGTCGACGAACTCGGCTTCCGCGAGCTCATGGCCGAGCAGCGCCGCCGCGCCAAGGCCGATGCCGCGGCCCGCAAGCACGCCCATGCCGATCTCTCGGCGTTCCGGGAGCTGGTCGACGCCGGCCCGACAGAATTCACCGGCTTCGACGAATTGACCTCGCAGGCAAGGATTCTCGGCATCTTCGTCGACGGCAAGAGGGTTCCGGTCGTCAGCCATGAGTCGCGCGTGCATTCCGAAGCCCCGGAACGTATCGAGATCGTGCTGGACCGCACCCCGCTGTATGCCGAGTCCGGTGGCCAGATCGCCGATGCCGGAACGATTTCGGGCACCGGAGCCGGCGAGTCCGCCAAGGCTGCCGTCACCGATGTGCAGAAGATCGCCAAGACGCTGTGGGTGCACCGGGTCAGCGTCGAGTCCGGCGAATTCGTCGAGGGTGACACCGTGGTCGCCGCCGTCGACCCGAAATGGCGCCGCGGTGCCACCCAGGGCCACTCCGGTACCCACATGGTGCATGCGGCTCTGCGACAGGTGTTGGGCCCCAACGCCGTTCAGGCCGGTTCGCTGAATCGTCCCGGCTACCTCCGCTTCGACTTCAACTCCCAGGGTGCGCTCACCGAAGAGCAGCGCAACGAGGTCGAGGAAGTGGCCAACGAGGCCGTGCAGGCCGACTTCCCGGTCAACACCTTCACCACTGCCCTCGAGAAGGCCAAGGCCATGGGGGCGATGGCGATGTTCGGCGAGCAGTATCCCGACGAGGTGCGGGTGGTCGAGATCGGCGGCCCGTTCTCGCTGGAGCTGTGCGGCGGCACCCATGTGCACAACTCGGCGCAGATCGGCCCGATCACGATTCTCGGCGAGTCCTCGGTGGGATCCGGGGTCCGGCGTGTCGAGGCGTACGTGGGCCTGGATTCGTTCCGGCACCTGGCCAAGGAGCGGGCCCTGATGGCGGGGCTGGCGTCGTCGCTGAAGGTGCCCTCCGACGAGGTGCCCGCCCGGGTGGCCAATCTCGTGGAACGGCTCAAGGCCGCCGAGAAGGAACTCGACCGTGCTCGGCTGGCAACGGCCCGTGCGGCGGCGGCGAATGCCGCCGTAGGCGCAGAACAGGTGGGTAAGGTCCGTCTGGTGGCACAGCGCATGTCGGCGGGGATGACCGCCGGCGACCTGCGTTCGCTGGTCGGTGACATCAAGGGCAAGGTCGGGTCCGATCCGGCCGTCGTGGCGCTGATCGCCGAAGGTGACGAGGGCACCGTGCCGTTCGTCGTAGCGGTCAACCCGGCCGCCCAGGATGCCGGGCTGCGCGCCAACGACCTGATCACGGCGATCGCGACAGCCGTGGATGGGCGTGGTGGCGGTAAGCCCGACCTGGCCCAGGGATCGGGGAAGAACGCGTCCGGGATCGACGCGGCGCTCGCTGCGGTACGCGCCGAGATCGCCCGGGGCTAG
- the ruvX gene encoding Holliday junction resolvase RuvX yields the protein MLPAHDRVPDRPGDDDPGRGRRLGVDVGTVRIGVASCDPDGILATPVETVRRERSGKHLRRLAALVDEFGIVEVIVGLPRTLADRAGTSAQDAVEVADALAERIAPVPVRLADERLTTVAAQRSLREAGVRAKAQRGVIDQAAAVGILQGWLDQRRSAASHRPESDDA from the coding sequence GTGCTGCCCGCGCACGACCGTGTGCCCGACCGGCCCGGCGACGATGACCCGGGCCGCGGCCGGCGGCTCGGCGTCGACGTCGGCACCGTGCGCATCGGGGTGGCCAGCTGCGACCCGGACGGGATTCTCGCCACACCGGTCGAGACGGTCCGGCGGGAACGCTCCGGCAAACATCTGCGCCGACTCGCAGCCCTGGTCGACGAGTTCGGCATCGTCGAGGTGATCGTCGGACTGCCCCGAACCCTGGCCGACCGGGCGGGCACCTCGGCGCAGGACGCCGTCGAGGTCGCCGACGCCCTGGCCGAACGCATCGCACCGGTGCCGGTGCGACTGGCTGACGAACGGCTGACCACCGTGGCCGCCCAGCGATCGCTGCGGGAGGCCGGCGTGCGCGCCAAGGCGCAACGCGGGGTCATCGACCAGGCCGCCGCTGTGGGAATCCTGCAGGGCTGGCTCGACCAACGCCGCAGTGCGGCATCCCACCGGCCGGAGAGCGACGATGCCTGA
- the mltG gene encoding endolytic transglycosylase MltG: protein MPDSYDKGRYDYDRPEPEAVGAPRRRMSRLERVRARRNQNRRRAVGLAALAVLVAVVVALVFLGVKIFGGGSTEYSGEGKDDVVVQVHDGDSTTQVAQSLRDSNVVANVKSFVDASKDNTAIAAIQPGFYKMRTEMSASAAVARLADPATRVGKLVIPEGRQLDDVKAVGSDKTTDGIFTLIANASCVDLNGKHTCVSADSLRKAAEQSQPAALNIPDWALQPVTALGTNHRRLEGLIAPGAWNVDPSGSPESILATLIAQSATHYVKGGLLDTAKAMNLSPYQILVVGSLVQREAKPQDFAKVARVIYNRLAAPQRLEFDSTVNYPLDRQEVATTDADRAQVTPWNTYASDGLPATPICSPGDEALAAAERPEPGDWLYFVTVDLEGTTLFTKDYQQHLANIELARRNGVLDSAR from the coding sequence ATGCCTGACTCCTACGACAAGGGCCGCTACGACTATGACCGGCCGGAGCCGGAGGCGGTGGGTGCGCCGCGTCGCCGGATGAGCCGACTCGAGCGGGTGCGCGCGCGGCGAAACCAGAACCGCCGCAGGGCGGTCGGGCTTGCCGCGCTGGCAGTCCTCGTCGCCGTGGTGGTGGCGCTGGTCTTCCTCGGTGTGAAGATCTTCGGCGGCGGTTCCACCGAATACTCAGGTGAAGGCAAGGACGATGTCGTCGTCCAGGTGCACGACGGGGACTCCACCACTCAGGTGGCCCAGAGCCTGCGCGACAGCAACGTGGTGGCCAACGTCAAGTCGTTCGTCGACGCGTCGAAGGACAACACGGCGATCGCGGCGATCCAGCCCGGCTTCTACAAGATGCGCACCGAGATGTCCGCCTCGGCGGCCGTGGCGCGCCTCGCCGACCCGGCCACCCGGGTGGGCAAGCTGGTGATCCCGGAGGGCAGGCAGCTCGACGACGTCAAGGCCGTCGGCTCCGACAAGACGACCGACGGCATCTTCACGCTGATCGCCAACGCCAGCTGTGTGGACCTCAACGGCAAGCACACCTGTGTCTCCGCCGACAGCCTGCGCAAGGCCGCCGAGCAGAGCCAGCCGGCGGCGCTCAACATCCCCGACTGGGCGCTGCAACCGGTGACGGCGCTGGGCACCAACCACCGTCGGCTCGAGGGTCTGATCGCGCCGGGGGCCTGGAACGTCGACCCGTCCGGCTCGCCGGAGTCGATCCTGGCCACGCTGATCGCGCAGAGCGCCACCCACTACGTCAAGGGTGGGCTGCTCGACACCGCCAAGGCGATGAACCTCTCGCCCTACCAGATCCTGGTGGTCGGTTCGCTGGTCCAGAGGGAGGCCAAACCGCAGGACTTCGCCAAGGTGGCCCGCGTCATCTACAACCGGCTGGCCGCACCGCAGCGACTGGAGTTCGATTCGACGGTGAACTACCCCCTGGACCGCCAGGAGGTCGCCACCACCGACGCCGACCGGGCCCAGGTAACGCCGTGGAACACCTATGCCTCCGACGGCCTGCCCGCGACCCCGATCTGTTCACCGGGTGACGAGGCCCTGGCCGCCGCCGAGCGGCCCGAGCCGGGGGACTGGCTGTACTTCGTGACGGTGGACCTGGAGGGCACCACCCTGTTCACCAAGGACTATCAGCAGCACCTGGCAAACATCGAGCTGGCCCGGCGCAACGGCGTGCTCGATTCCGCACGGTGA
- a CDS encoding shikimate dehydrogenase produces the protein MSTARKAAVLGSPVAHSKSPLLHLAAYRALGLTEWTYDRIDCTADQLPALVRGFGPEWVGVSVTMPGKFAALEFADEHTRRAELVGSANTLVRTEHGWRADNTDIDGVAGALAHHHDLHRAIVLGSGGTAPAAVAGLAQLGVTAITVVARNRDKAARLVELGGRLGVTTEFCALDGADLPAVVAAADVLVSTIPADAAAGHAQTFAGVPVVLDAIYDPWPTPLAAAVERAGGEVISGLQMLLNQAFSQVEQFTGRPAPRTEMAAALG, from the coding sequence GTGAGTACTGCACGTAAAGCCGCGGTTCTGGGTTCGCCTGTGGCGCATTCGAAGTCACCGCTGCTGCATCTGGCGGCCTATCGGGCGCTTGGGCTGACCGAGTGGACCTACGACCGCATCGACTGCACCGCCGACCAATTGCCTGCTCTGGTCCGCGGGTTCGGCCCGGAGTGGGTGGGCGTGTCGGTGACGATGCCCGGCAAGTTCGCGGCGTTGGAATTCGCCGACGAACACACCCGCCGCGCCGAACTGGTGGGTTCGGCCAACACCCTGGTGCGCACCGAGCACGGTTGGCGCGCGGACAACACCGACATCGATGGTGTGGCGGGCGCACTGGCACATCACCACGACCTGCACCGGGCGATCGTGCTGGGCTCCGGCGGCACCGCACCTGCGGCGGTAGCGGGCCTGGCCCAACTCGGCGTCACCGCGATCACCGTCGTCGCCCGCAACCGTGACAAGGCGGCCCGGCTGGTCGAGCTCGGCGGCAGGCTCGGTGTCACCACCGAGTTCTGTGCGCTGGACGGCGCCGACCTGCCCGCCGTGGTTGCTGCGGCCGACGTCCTGGTGAGCACCATCCCCGCCGATGCGGCGGCCGGTCACGCCCAGACCTTCGCCGGGGTACCGGTGGTGCTCGACGCGATCTACGACCCGTGGCCCACCCCGCTGGCCGCCGCCGTCGAGCGAGCCGGTGGCGAGGTGATCAGCGGGCTGCAGATGCTGTTGAACCAGGCGTTCAGCCAGGTCGAACAATTCACAGGCCGACCCGCTCCGCGCACCGAGATGGCGGCCGCCCTAGGTTAG